In Cervus elaphus chromosome 5, mCerEla1.1, whole genome shotgun sequence, the following proteins share a genomic window:
- the RPL23 gene encoding 60S ribosomal protein L23, whose amino-acid sequence MSKRGRGGSSGAKFRISLGLPVGAVINCADNTGAKNLYIISVKGIKGRLNRLPAAGVGDMVMATVKKGKPELRKKVHPAVVIRQRKSYRRKDGVFLYFEDNAGVIVNNKGEMKGSAITGPVAKECADLWPRIASNAGSIA is encoded by the exons ATGTCGAAGCGAG GACGTGGTGGGTCCTCTGGTGCGAAATTCCGGATTTCCTTAGGTCTTCCGGTTGGAGCCGTGATCAACTGTGCTGACAACACAG GAGCCAAAAATCTGTATATCATCTCTGTAAAGGGGATCAAGGGACGATTGAATAGACTTCCTGCTGCTGGTGTGGGTGACATGGTGATGGCCACAGTCAAGAAAGGCAAACCAGAGCTCAGAAAGAAGG TACATCCAGCGGTGGTAATTCGACAACGAAAGTCATACCGGAGAAAAGATGGtgtgtttctttattttgaagaTAATGCAGGGGTCATAGTAAACAATAAAGGCGAGATGAAAG GTTCTGCCATCACAGGACCAGTTGCAAAGGAATGTGCAGACTTGTGGCCCAGGATTGCATCCAATGCTGGCAGCATTGCATGA
- the C5H17orf98 gene encoding uncharacterized protein C17orf98 homolog: protein MAHLCACPLRREKGFILDGVAVSTVARSYEHLRPKLWSAIPPYNAQQDQHSRRYFRSRVVPPILRKTDQDHGGTGRDGWIVDYFHIFGQGQRYLNRRNWAGAGHSLQQVTGHDHYNTNLKATQGFNGRFGYRRNTPALRYCPSVFGEITRFPLF from the exons ATGGCGCACCTTTGCGCGTGTCCTCTGCGGCGAGAGAAGGGCTTCATTCTGGATGGGGTGGCCGTGAGCACCGTGGCCCGCTCCTACGAGCACCTGAGGCCCAAGCTCTGGTCGGCGATTCCGCCCTACAACGCGCAGCAGGACCAACACTCCCGCCGGTACTTCCGGAGCCGCGTGGTTCCGCCCATCCTGCGGAAGACTGACCAG GATCACGGCGGCACAGGAAGGGATGGCTGGATAGTGGATTATTTCCACATCTTCGGGCAAGGACAGAGATACCTCAACAGGAGAAACTGGGCAGGGGCAG GGCATTCTCTCCAGCAAGTGACCGGGCATGACCACTATAATACCAACCTGAAGGCAACCCAGGGGTTCAATGGTCGGTTTGGCTATCGCCGGAACACCCCAGCCCTTCGCTACTGCCCATCTGTCTTTGGAGAGATCACCCGGTTCCCCCTCTTTTAA